The Stackebrandtia nassauensis DSM 44728 genome includes the window TTCCCGACCTGAAGGTCGCCTCGACCTGCGTGCGGGTTCCGGTCGCCACCGGGCATTCCCAGGCTGTCCACGCGACCTTCTCCTCGCCGGTGTCGGCCGACGCGGCCCGCAAGGTGCTCGCCGAGGCTCCCGGCGTGACCGTCGTCGACGACCCGGACAACAACGTGTACCCGATGCCGATCGACGCCACCGGCCGCGACGACACCCTCGTCGGACGTATCCGCACCTCGATCGACTTCGACAACTCGCTGGAGTTCTTCGTCGTCGGCGACAATCTGCTCAAGGGCGCCGCGCTCAATTCGGCTCAAACCGCTGAATTGTTGCTTCCGGAACTAAGCTAGCTAAACCGGTAAATTCAAACAGAGGGCAAACCGAGTAAGCCGTCCTTCCGGTGGAGTCAAGCCGTCTTCTTACCTGGAACCATCGAAGAGCGACAGAGGAGGTTTCATGGCAAGGTTGCGTAGACGGTGGCTCGTGGCGGCCGCCGTCGTGGGGGCGGTCGCGGTAGCTGGACCGGCGACCGTAGCGATAGCCGAGGCCGCGATAGAACCGCGGACCGGTTGCAGCGATTCGATGAACTCGGACGTTCCCGGCGGGCTGGCGCATTGGGAGGCCAGCTGCGACAACGGCAACATCACCGTGTCCGGCTGGGTCAAGGACACCCGCACCGACGGGAAATGCGCCCGCGTCAAGGCTTTCATCGACCAGAAGTGGGAGTACAGCGACAAGGCCTGCCCGTCAGGCGACGTCGACAAGTTCAAGCTCACCGGCGACGGCAACGACGCCAAGGTGTACCTGTACACCTCTTAGGACTGACGAGCCCGACTCGTCAGTCGCAGGGACAGCAGCAACCGTCACAGGGACAGTCGCAGCAGTCGCACTTGTGGCAGCAGCCCTCGCGGGGCCGGCGTGACCAGGGGCCCTCGAAGTTGCTGGAGCAGCAGCACTGACAAGTGCACGCGACGATCAACGCCGCGCCGCAGCCCGCCCAGAATCCCCTTGGGGCGGGATGCGCGCCGTGGTGCTGATGGTGATGCGCGTGCGGGTACGAATTGCGCATCGTGTGTTCGGCGTGATCGACCAGCAGCGATCGCGCCAGCTCGCCCGGCCCGATCCCGGCTTCGGCCAGCGCGGCGTCGATGTCGGCGATCGCCGCGTGACACAACCGGTGCGCCTCGGCCATCGGGGTCTCGGTGGCGGCCAACGGATTCCACGACCCCCGCTGACCGTCCTGCTCGAGATCGGACACCGCGTCCACCAGGTGCGCCAGCCGTCCGAACGCCCGCCCGGCCCGCGCCAGCGGCGCCGCGTTGTCCGGCCGCCCGGCCATGACCGCCGTGTGCCCGAACAGCGCCGCCGTGGCTTCCTCCGTCGGCGCGGTGACGGCGGTCAACGGCGTCGACGCCGAGGCACCGGCCTCGACCTCGCGTTGCCGACCGACGGCGGCGAGCAGCGCGGCGGCGTCGAAGTCGATGTCGTCGCCCACCCGCAGCGCCTTGGTTTCCAGCCGCCGTGACACCTTCCGGCCGACCGTGGCCAGTGACCGCCGCCGCGCCAGCCCGTCCCCGTCGTCGATGTGGTCGTTGATCTTGGCGGTGGCCAGCAGCACCGACGCCACGGCCGACAGTCGCGCGGCGGTCCCGTGCACGACGGAAGCGGTCCGCAGTCCCCGCAACGCGCACGGCCCCGCGGTGCGCCGCTGTGGCTCGGCACCGGTCTGGGCCTCCACCAGCGCGGACAGCACCAGGCTGTCGTAGTTGGTGGCCAGCCGTGTCGACTGTCCGAAGTCGTCACGAAGTGCCAGGCACAGTCCACAGAAGTGGGACAGCCACTCGTGCAGCATCGGCTCGTCCATCAGTCGCGAACACGGCCGCAGTAGTCCGAACACCGGTGCTCCAAGGGGTGGGAGGCGTCTGAATGTCGCGTGAGTATACGCAATGGAGACTCACGCGACGGTTCCTCAGGCGTCCTCGCGGGGGTTGCCGGTCTTCTTCTTGGCGGCCGACTTCTTCGCGGCCTTCTTGGTCGTGGTGGTCTTCTTGGCGGTTTTCTTGGCCGCCTTCTTCACCGTTTTCTTCGCCGTCTTCTTGGCGGTGGTCTTCTTCGCCGCCTTCTTCGCGGCCTTCTTGGCCACCGGGGCCTTGGCGCGGCGTTCGGCCAGCAGTTCCGAAGCCCGGTCGATCGTGATGTCCTCGATCGTGTCGGTCTTCTTCAGCGAGGCGTTGGTCTCGCCGTCGGTGGCGTAGGGGCCGAAGCGGCCGTCCTTGATGACGACGGTGAGCTTGGTGGCCGGGTCGGTGCCCAGTTCCTTCAGCGGCGGGCGGGCCGCCTGACGTCCCCGTTTCTTCGGTTGGGCCAGCAGGGCCTGGGCCTGTTCCAGGGTGACCGTGAAGAGCTGCTCCTCGGTCTCCAGGGAGCGGTAGTCGCGTTTCTTGACGACGTAGGGGCCGTGCGGGCCGAGCCCGGCGCGGACCTCCTCGCCGTCGGCGTCGACACCGACCAGCCGGGGCAGGGTGAGCAGCCGGACCGCGTCGTCGAGGGTGATGTCCTTGAGTTTCATGTCGGACAGCAGGGACGCGGACTTCTCGCCGCTGGTGACGTAGGGACCGTAACGGCCGGACTTGGCGTAGACGATCTCACCGGTCTCGGGGTGCTCGCCGAGTTCGCGTTCGCCCGAACCGACCTCGTAGAGTTCCTCGGCCTTGGCCTGGGTGAGCTCGTCGGGGGCCAGGGAGTCGGGGATGGAGACGCGTTCGCCGGGCTCGCCGGGTTCGGCGGTGGGGGCGAAGCGTTCCAGGTAGGGGCCGTAGCGGCCGACCCGGGCCACGACCCGGCGCTCCTGTTCGTCGGTGAACAGCGGGATGGAGTTGACGCCGCGCGCGTCGATGCGGCCCAGTTCCTCGGCGACGAGTTTCTTCAGGCCACCGGAGGCCGCGACGGTGCCGTCGGCGGCGTTGTTGCCGCCGAAGTAGAAGCTGCGCAGGAACTCCAGCGAACGGCCCTCACCGGCGGCGATGTCGTCCAGTTCGGACTCCATGCCCGCGGTGAAGTCGTAGTCGACCAGCCGGGCGAAGTGCTTCTCCAGCAGGCCCACGACCGCGAAGGCCAGGAAGGCCGGGATCAGGGCCTGGCCGCGTTTGAAGACGTAGCCGCGGTCCTGAATGGTCTGCATGATGGACGCGTAGGTGGAGGGACGGCCGATGCCGCGCTCCTCCAGGGCTTTGACCAGGGAGGCTTCGGTGTAGCGGGCGGGGGGCTGGGTGCGGTGTCCGGCGGGTTCGAGGGAGTCGGCGGTCAGGGCCTGGCCGCGTTCGAGTTCGGGCAGGCGACGCTCGGCGTCGTCGGCCTCGCCCTCGTCACGGGACTCCACATAGGCCTTGAGGAAGCCGGGGTCGGTGATGGTCTTTCCGGACGCGGAGAACTCGCAGTCCTCGCCGGTGGCGGAGGTGACGTTGATGCGCACCGAGACCGAGTTGCCGACCGCGTCGGTCATCTGGGAGGCGATGGTGCGGCGCCAGATCAGCTCGTAGACCCGAAGCTCTTCAGTGGACAGTTCGCTGGCCAGCTCCGAGGGGGTGCGGAAGCTGTCGCCCGACGGGCGGATCGCCTCGTGGGCCTCCTGGGCGTTCTTGACCTTGCGGGCGTAGCGGCGCGGCTCGGCGGGCACGAAACGCTCGCCGTACAGCTGCGCGGCCTGCCTGCGGGCCGCCGTCAGCGCCGTCTCCGACAGGTTCGTGGAGTCGGTACGCATATAGGTGATGTAGCCGTTCTCGTACAGCCGCTGCGCCAACCGCATCGTCTGGGCGCTGGACTGCCGCAGCTTGCGGGACGCCTCCTGTTGCAGCGTCGAGGTCATGAACGGCGGGTAGGGGCGGCGGCGGTAGGGCTTGTTGTCGACCTTGCCGACGGTGTAGGGGACGTTCGCCAGCCGGGCCGCCAGACCCCGGGCACCGGCCTCGTCGAGGTGGACCACACCGGCCTTGGGGCGGCCGGTCTCGGCGTCGAAGTCCTTGCCGGTGGCGACCCGGTCGCCGTCGAAGGACAGCAGGTTGGCCGCGAAGTCGGCACCGTCCTTTGTGCGCAACTGGGCGGTGATTCCCCAGTAGTCGGCGGTGACGAACCGCATCCGGGCCCGTTCCCGCTCCACCACGATGCGGGTGGCCACCGACTGCACCCGGCCCGCCGACAGCCGCGGCATGACCTTCTTCCACAGCACCGGCGAGACCTCGTAACCGTAGAGGCGGTCGAGGATCCGGCGCGCCTCCTGGGCGTCCACTAGGGATCTGTTGATCTCGCGGGGGTTGTTGACGGCCTGGGTGATCGCGGACTTGGTGATCTCGTGGAAGACCATGCGCTTGACGGGAACCTTGGGCTTCAGGGTTTCCAGGAGGTGCCAGGCGATGGCCTCCCCCTCGCGGTCCTCATCGGTGGCCAGTAGGAGTTCGTCGGCTTCCGCCAGTTGGTCCTTGAGGGTCTTGACGTGGGCCTTGCGATCCGGATTGACCACATAGAGCGGTGCGAAGTCGTTGTCGACGTCGACGCCGAGCCGGGACCAGGGTTCCTTGGCGTACTTGGGCGGAACCTCTTTGGCGTTGCGGGGCAGGTCCCGGATGTGCCCGAGGCTGGAGTCGACCATGTAACCATCGCCGAGGTACCCGGCGATGGTGCGGGCCTTTGCCGGTGACTCGACAATGACCAGACGTTTCGTGGTTTGCGCCACTTCAGTTAATCCCACTCGTGAATCGGATGTCAGGGCATACCTAATTGCTACGGACCGATTGTCAAAGGTAACGTCCAATAGGCGACCGCGGTTGCGCACCCCAAATTCTTGTGCGCGCTTCACCCGAAATATTCGGGTACGGGCGAGAGCCACCCTAACGCGGGGGCACGGCTCACTGACACTGCTTTACCGCTTCGAACGCGTTCTTGAGTTCCTCGGAGTCCAGTTCGGCGACCTGCGGGACCGCGTCGTAGTCCTTCGCCAGCTGTTTCATCGCCGCGGCCACCTCGTCATAGAAGTCACCCTTACCCGCGTCGAGTTTTTCTATGCGGTCGTGCGCGGTGCGGTAGGCGTCACGGGTGGCCGCCAGCGACTCGGTGAAGCGTTTCGCCATCCGCTCGCCGTCGGCGATGTCGGGCACGCCCGCCGCCTCGATGCCGGCGCGGGCGTCCTCGCTGATGTCAGCGGCCCCGGCCAACAGCTTCAGCAGGTCCTTCTTGGCCTGCGTCGGGGAGGACTCGGGGTCCATGGCCGCGTTGGCCTCGGCGGTGAGGTCCTCGATGCCGGTCTTCCACGGTTCCAGGGCCGCGCACACGTCGGCGGCCCATTCCTCGGCGTCCACCTGGGAACCGCATCCCGACAGGGCGAGGGCGGCGACCAGCAACCAGGCGACAGCACGCATGGGTCTCAACCTACCGGGGCGAGATGAAGCCCCCGGACTCAAACGGAGTCCGGGGGCTCTAACGCGATACTCGCGCGAAAACGAGCGTGCGCGATATCAGGCGTCGACCTTTTCCTTGTCGGCGCCGTTGTCGGACGGCTTGTCCTCGCCGACGGTGATCGGCTTGGAGCGGCTCCAGCCGACGGCGGCGACGATGATCAGCAGCGCGACCACGGCGATCGAGATCCGCACCGCCGGGTTCGGGTTCTCGCCGTAGGACGAGAACATGATCACGGCGGGGGCGATCAGCAGCGAGACCAAGTTCATGACCTTGATCAGCGGGTTGATCGCCGGACCGGCGGTGTCCTTGAACGGGTCGCCGACGGTGTCACCGATGACGGTGGCGTCGTGGGCCTCGGAGCCCTTGCCGCCGTGAGCGCCGTCCTCGACGGCCTTCTTGGCGTTGTCCCAGGCACCACCGGAGTTGGCCAGGAAGATCGCCATGAGCACGCCGCAGGCGATGGCACCGGCCAGGTAGGCCGCCAGCGCGCCCGCGCCCAGGCCGAAACCGACCGCGATCGGCGCCAGGATCGCCAGCAGACCCGGCGTCATGAGCTCGCGCTGCGCGTCGCGGGTGCAGATGTCCACGACCCGGCCGTACTCGGGGCGCTGGGTGCCGTCCATGATGCCCGGGAACTCCCGGAACTGGCGGCGCACCTCGAAGACCACGGCACCGGCCGAACGCGACACCGCGTTGACGGCCAGACCCGAGAACAGGAACACCACGGCCGCGCCGACGATGACGCCGACGATGTTGGCCGGGTTGGCGATGTTGAGCAGCACGTCGATACCACCGTCGGCGAGCTTGCCGCCCTCGGCCAGCGCGACGTTGATGGCACTGGTGTAGGAGCCGAACAGCGCGGTGGCCGCCAGCACGGCGGTCGCGATCGCGATGCCCTTGGTGATGGCCTTGGTGGTGTTGCCGACGGCGTCCAGGTCGGTGAGGGTGCGCGCGGCCTCCTCGTCGATGTCACCGGACATCTCGGCGATGCCCTGCGCGTTGTCGCTGATGGGCCCGAAGGTGTCCATGGCGACGATGACGCCGACCGTGGTCAGCAGACCGCAACCGGCCAGCGCGATGGCGAACAGCGACACGAACATCGCGGTGGCGCCACCCAGCAGGAAGGCGCCGTACACACCCGCGCCGATGACCAGCGCCGAGAACACCGCCGACTCGAAGCCCAGCGAGACACCCGACAGGATGACGGTGGCCGGTCCGGTCAGCGAGGTCTTGGCGACGTCGGAGACCGGACGCTTCTCGGTCTCGGTGTAGTAGCCGGTCAGCGCCATGATGGCGGCGGCCAGGACGATACCGATGACCACGGCGACGATCGCGGTGACCTGCGGCGAGAACGGAACGCCCTTGTGGACGGCTTCCTCGACGCCCAGCGCGGCCCAGGTGTTGGGGACGGTCGCCAGGATCGCCCCGGCGCTCAGCACGGCGGCCAGCACCGCCGAGATGAAGAAGGC containing:
- a CDS encoding DUF5685 family protein, whose product is MFGLLRPCSRLMDEPMLHEWLSHFCGLCLALRDDFGQSTRLATNYDSLVLSALVEAQTGAEPQRRTAGPCALRGLRTASVVHGTAARLSAVASVLLATAKINDHIDDGDGLARRRSLATVGRKVSRRLETKALRVGDDIDFDAAALLAAVGRQREVEAGASASTPLTAVTAPTEEATAALFGHTAVMAGRPDNAAPLARAGRAFGRLAHLVDAVSDLEQDGQRGSWNPLAATETPMAEAHRLCHAAIADIDAALAEAGIGPGELARSLLVDHAEHTMRNSYPHAHHHQHHGAHPAPRGFWAGCGAALIVACTCQCCCSSNFEGPWSRRPREGCCHKCDCCDCPCDGCCCPCD
- the topA gene encoding type I DNA topoisomerase, giving the protein MAQTTKRLVIVESPAKARTIAGYLGDGYMVDSSLGHIRDLPRNAKEVPPKYAKEPWSRLGVDVDNDFAPLYVVNPDRKAHVKTLKDQLAEADELLLATDEDREGEAIAWHLLETLKPKVPVKRMVFHEITKSAITQAVNNPREINRSLVDAQEARRILDRLYGYEVSPVLWKKVMPRLSAGRVQSVATRIVVERERARMRFVTADYWGITAQLRTKDGADFAANLLSFDGDRVATGKDFDAETGRPKAGVVHLDEAGARGLAARLANVPYTVGKVDNKPYRRRPYPPFMTSTLQQEASRKLRQSSAQTMRLAQRLYENGYITYMRTDSTNLSETALTAARRQAAQLYGERFVPAEPRRYARKVKNAQEAHEAIRPSGDSFRTPSELASELSTEELRVYELIWRRTIASQMTDAVGNSVSVRINVTSATGEDCEFSASGKTITDPGFLKAYVESRDEGEADDAERRLPELERGQALTADSLEPAGHRTQPPARYTEASLVKALEERGIGRPSTYASIMQTIQDRGYVFKRGQALIPAFLAFAVVGLLEKHFARLVDYDFTAGMESELDDIAAGEGRSLEFLRSFYFGGNNAADGTVAASGGLKKLVAEELGRIDARGVNSIPLFTDEQERRVVARVGRYGPYLERFAPTAEPGEPGERVSIPDSLAPDELTQAKAEELYEVGSGERELGEHPETGEIVYAKSGRYGPYVTSGEKSASLLSDMKLKDITLDDAVRLLTLPRLVGVDADGEEVRAGLGPHGPYVVKKRDYRSLETEEQLFTVTLEQAQALLAQPKKRGRQAARPPLKELGTDPATKLTVVIKDGRFGPYATDGETNASLKKTDTIEDITIDRASELLAERRAKAPVAKKAAKKAAKKTTAKKTAKKTVKKAAKKTAKKTTTTKKAAKKSAAKKKTGNPREDA
- a CDS encoding sodium-translocating pyrophosphatase yields the protein MSQSLLADGQGDAVGVNLTYVILAAVLALIALGFAAALVKMVLATGKGTKKMQEIAGAVQEGASAYLKRQFRTLAIFVVIAMVLLWFLPVHDVGDSETMVKAGRSAFFVVGAGFSAFIGWAGMGLATRANLRVASAARDGSRTGAMAIAFRTGGVVGFLTVGLGLLGAAVVVMVFKGNAATVLEGFGFGAAMLAMFMRVGGGIFTKAADVGADLVGKVEQGIPEDDPRNAATIADNVGDNVGDCAGMAADLFESYAVTLVASLILGQIAFGDTGLVLPLIIGAVGIVTAIFGVFITKLRASDKNGLTAINRAFFISAVLAAVLSAGAILATVPNTWAALGVEEAVHKGVPFSPQVTAIVAVVIGIVLAAAIMALTGYYTETEKRPVSDVAKTSLTGPATVILSGVSLGFESAVFSALVIGAGVYGAFLLGGATAMFVSLFAIALAGCGLLTTVGVIVAMDTFGPISDNAQGIAEMSGDIDEEAARTLTDLDAVGNTTKAITKGIAIATAVLAATALFGSYTSAINVALAEGGKLADGGIDVLLNIANPANIVGVIVGAAVVFLFSGLAVNAVSRSAGAVVFEVRRQFREFPGIMDGTQRPEYGRVVDICTRDAQRELMTPGLLAILAPIAVGFGLGAGALAAYLAGAIACGVLMAIFLANSGGAWDNAKKAVEDGAHGGKGSEAHDATVIGDTVGDPFKDTAGPAINPLIKVMNLVSLLIAPAVIMFSSYGENPNPAVRISIAVVALLIIVAAVGWSRSKPITVGEDKPSDNGADKEKVDA